From Pseudoleptotrichia goodfellowii, a single genomic window includes:
- a CDS encoding gamma-glutamylcyclotransferase family protein encodes MIKLFVYGSLRKGCFNHYYIDKAQFKGIFYVRGNIFTIKNKNYPALVLSEQDENKNPENFTTGELYEFPDNTENLTEILENLDKMENYYGKNHPENEYNKLYLDIYDRSFNKADKAYVYVFNINNPKLKNSLGEKIENNDFLNI; translated from the coding sequence ATGATAAAATTATTTGTCTACGGTTCTTTGAGAAAAGGATGTTTCAATCATTATTATATTGATAAAGCTCAATTTAAAGGAATATTTTATGTGAGAGGAAATATTTTTACAATTAAAAACAAGAATTATCCTGCATTAGTTTTGTCTGAACAGGATGAAAATAAAAATCCGGAGAATTTTACAACAGGAGAATTGTATGAATTTCCCGATAACACTGAAAATTTAACAGAAATACTTGAAAATCTTGATAAAATGGAAAATTATTACGGGAAAAATCACCCTGAAAATGAATATAACAAACTTTATCTTGACATATACGACAGGAGTTTTAATAAAGCGGACAAGGCTTATGTATATGTTTTTAACATTAATAATCCGAAACTTAAAAACTCTTTAGGAGAAAAAATTGAAAACAATGATTTTCTTAATATTTAA
- a CDS encoding ROK family protein has translation MQKIESKKIRKLNTTDYWILEKVMKDSEVSRTDLAKEMELTSAAISKAIKKLMLQDIIMEHEVLESTGGRPRKSLIVNKEYKKIIGVNLGVGFINIVVSHLNGEIIQIRQRKFVYKTQEKVLDLLYEGISDMVEKFGEESIIGIGLATHGLVDRKKGTVIFSPHFKWKKLDIRRELERKFNLKVIVENDVRAMLTAEHMYGCAGNMKNFMLLYIRNGVGAAIFLNGRIFEGSNYSAGEVGHFIVNEKSTIQCRCGKFGCLETEYSEQALINKVIWELEKRDRNESKEKITIDRIYSRSKHKEEPYYSIVKEAAYETGKVIGNILNILDIDNVVVAGDIIMTEKLYMNNFRKGVDRMILEDFNKKVKIVSSALDDMIGIYGAISLVTSNLFVGEKLMKG, from the coding sequence ATGCAAAAAATAGAGAGCAAAAAAATCAGGAAATTGAATACAACGGATTATTGGATTTTGGAAAAGGTAATGAAAGATTCCGAAGTTTCAAGAACGGATTTGGCAAAAGAAATGGAATTGACTTCGGCTGCAATTTCCAAAGCAATAAAAAAACTTATGTTGCAGGATATAATAATGGAACATGAAGTTTTGGAATCTACAGGGGGCAGACCGAGAAAATCGTTAATAGTCAATAAAGAGTATAAAAAAATTATCGGAGTAAATTTGGGAGTAGGCTTTATAAATATAGTTGTATCTCATTTAAACGGTGAAATTATACAAATAAGACAAAGAAAATTTGTGTATAAAACTCAGGAAAAAGTTCTTGATTTACTTTATGAAGGTATTTCAGATATGGTCGAAAAATTCGGAGAAGAATCAATCATAGGAATAGGACTTGCAACTCACGGATTAGTAGACAGAAAAAAAGGAACAGTTATATTTTCGCCGCATTTCAAATGGAAAAAACTGGATATAAGAAGAGAGCTTGAAAGAAAGTTCAATCTCAAAGTAATCGTGGAAAATGACGTTAGAGCAATGCTTACAGCCGAACATATGTACGGGTGTGCAGGAAACATGAAAAATTTTATGCTGCTTTATATTAGAAACGGCGTAGGTGCTGCAATATTTTTGAACGGCAGAATATTTGAAGGAAGCAATTATTCTGCAGGAGAAGTGGGACATTTTATAGTGAACGAAAAATCTACGATTCAATGCAGATGCGGTAAATTCGGATGTCTGGAAACGGAATATTCGGAGCAGGCTCTCATAAACAAAGTTATTTGGGAATTGGAAAAAAGGGACAGGAATGAATCTAAAGAAAAAATAACTATAGACAGGATATACAGTCGTTCCAAGCATAAGGAAGAACCTTATTATTCCATAGTGAAAGAGGCAGCTTACGAAACGGGAAAAGTAATCGGAAATATACTGAATATCCTTGATATTGATAATGTGGTAGTTGCAGGGGATATAATTATGACTGAAAAACTTTATATGAATAATTTCAGAAAAGGTGTAGACAGGATGATTTTGGAAGATTTTAATAAAAAAGTTAAAATCGTATCTTCGGCACTGGATGACATGATAGGGATTTACGGAGCCATATCCCTTGTTACGAGTAATTTGTTTGTAGGAGAAAAACTGATGAAAGGGTAA
- a CDS encoding DUF969 domain-containing protein, with amino-acid sequence MNLWILIGIVIIVVGFSLKLDVLAVVITAGVATGLAAKIDFFKILEIMGKAFVENRLMSIFLISFPVIAILERYGLKERSAELIGNLKNATAGKILGFYMIIRSVASALSIRIGGHIQFIRPLILPMSEAAAEASKGGKLSEDETERLKSLSGAVENYGNFFAQNIFVGASGLLLIQSTMGENGYNVSLKNLAFYSIPIGIIAIIFTIIQVSLYDKKLKKDSQGGNK; translated from the coding sequence ATGAATTTATGGATACTTATAGGTATCGTTATTATTGTCGTAGGATTTTCTTTGAAATTGGACGTTCTTGCTGTCGTAATAACCGCAGGAGTTGCTACAGGATTGGCTGCAAAAATCGACTTTTTCAAAATCCTTGAAATTATGGGGAAAGCCTTTGTGGAGAACAGATTAATGTCTATCTTTTTAATCAGTTTCCCTGTCATTGCTATATTGGAAAGATACGGTCTGAAGGAAAGAAGTGCGGAACTTATAGGAAACCTTAAAAATGCCACTGCAGGAAAAATTTTAGGTTTTTATATGATTATCCGTTCTGTCGCATCGGCTCTTTCTATAAGAATCGGAGGACACATCCAATTTATAAGACCGCTTATTTTACCAATGTCTGAGGCTGCTGCTGAAGCTTCCAAAGGGGGAAAACTAAGTGAAGATGAAACTGAACGTTTAAAAAGCTTAAGCGGTGCAGTGGAAAACTACGGTAACTTCTTTGCTCAAAACATATTTGTCGGTGCATCAGGATTACTTCTTATCCAAAGTACAATGGGAGAAAACGGATACAATGTTTCTCTTAAAAATCTTGCATTTTACTCAATTCCTATAGGAATTATTGCAATAATATTTACAATTATACAAGTAAGTCTTTATGACAAAAAACTTAAAAAAGATTCGCAGGGAGGTAATAAATAA
- the pcp gene encoding pyroglutamyl-peptidase I: MKILVTGFDPFGGELVNPALEAVKKLPDNIAGAEIIKIEIPTVRIKSLEKIEKAVEEHNPDVILSIGQAGGRFDITVERIGINIDDFRIPDNEGNQVIDEPVFSDGESAYFSNLPVKAIVENIRNHEIPASVSNTAGTFVCNHVLYGVRYLIEKKYKEKKSGFIHIPFLPEQVISKPNMPSMSVDTVVEGLTAAIEAIVKNDEDIKKTGGTVC, encoded by the coding sequence ATGAAAATATTAGTTACAGGGTTCGATCCTTTCGGAGGAGAACTTGTAAATCCGGCTCTTGAAGCCGTAAAAAAATTACCCGATAATATTGCGGGAGCTGAAATTATAAAAATAGAAATTCCTACTGTCAGAATAAAATCTCTTGAGAAAATAGAAAAAGCTGTTGAGGAGCATAATCCTGATGTTATTTTATCTATCGGGCAGGCAGGAGGAAGATTCGACATTACTGTAGAACGTATAGGTATAAATATTGATGATTTCCGTATTCCCGACAATGAAGGAAATCAGGTTATAGACGAACCTGTTTTCTCTGACGGAGAAAGTGCTTATTTTTCCAATTTGCCTGTAAAAGCCATAGTGGAAAATATTAGAAATCATGAAATTCCGGCTTCGGTTTCAAATACTGCGGGAACGTTTGTTTGCAACCACGTTTTATATGGTGTAAGATATTTAATTGAGAAAAAATATAAAGAAAAAAAATCAGGATTTATTCATATTCCTTTTTTGCCTGAACAGGTTATAAGTAAACCGAATATGCCTTCAATGTCTGTAGATACTGTAGTCGAAGGACTGACAGCAGCTATCGAAGCTATTGTGAAAAATGATGAAGATATTAAAAAAACAGGCGGAACCGTTTGTTAG
- the mglB gene encoding galactose/glucose ABC transporter substrate-binding protein MglB gives MKKILLVMLAMFMLLACGGEKKEEAKGGEPAKDGKKIKIGVTIYKYDDNFMATLRKDLEAFAKEDANVELIMNDSQNNQATQNEQVDTMIAKGVDVLAINLVDPAAGQTIVDKAKAANLPVVFFNKDPGEATLSSYDKAYYVGTKPEESGIIQGQLIEKNWKADAKEDLNGDGVIQYVLLKGEPGHPDAEARTTFVIKELNDKGIKTEKLQEDTGMWDAAQAKDKMDAWLSGPNASKIEVVISNNDGMALGALEALKAHQKNLPVYGVDALAEALTLIESGELKGTVLNDGKNQAKAVLELARNLGNGKEPLDGTSWKFEGKSVRVPYIGVDKDNLAEFKK, from the coding sequence ATGAAAAAGATTTTATTGGTTATGCTTGCAATGTTTATGCTGCTGGCATGTGGAGGAGAGAAAAAAGAAGAGGCAAAAGGAGGAGAACCGGCTAAAGACGGTAAAAAAATCAAAATCGGAGTTACCATTTACAAATATGATGATAACTTCATGGCTACATTGAGAAAAGACCTTGAAGCATTTGCCAAAGAAGATGCAAATGTGGAATTGATTATGAACGATTCTCAAAACAATCAGGCTACACAAAACGAGCAGGTAGATACAATGATAGCAAAAGGTGTGGACGTACTTGCAATAAACCTTGTAGACCCTGCAGCAGGACAGACAATAGTTGATAAAGCAAAAGCTGCAAATTTACCTGTTGTATTCTTTAATAAAGATCCGGGAGAAGCAACATTGAGCAGCTACGACAAAGCATACTATGTAGGAACTAAACCTGAAGAATCAGGAATAATTCAGGGACAATTAATCGAGAAAAACTGGAAAGCAGATGCTAAAGAAGATTTAAACGGTGACGGAGTTATCCAATATGTGTTATTAAAAGGAGAACCGGGACACCCTGATGCAGAAGCAAGAACAACTTTCGTAATTAAAGAATTAAACGATAAAGGAATCAAAACTGAAAAACTTCAGGAAGACACAGGAATGTGGGATGCAGCTCAGGCTAAAGATAAAATGGATGCATGGTTGTCAGGACCTAACGCTTCAAAAATAGAAGTAGTTATTTCAAACAATGACGGAATGGCATTGGGAGCATTGGAAGCATTAAAAGCTCATCAAAAAAATCTTCCTGTATACGGAGTTGATGCGTTAGCGGAAGCATTGACATTAATAGAATCAGGAGAATTAAAAGGAACTGTATTGAATGACGGTAAAAATCAGGCGAAAGCAGTATTGGAATTGGCAAGAAACTTAGGAAACGGAAAAGAACCTCTTGACGGTACTTCATGGAAATTTGAAGGGAAATCTGTAAGAGTTCCTTATATAGGTGTAGATAAAGATAACTTGGCAGAATTCAAAAAATAA
- the mglA gene encoding galactose/methyl galactoside ABC transporter ATP-binding protein MglA, whose translation MENSDKKHEYVLRMEGISKEFPGVKALDNVNLRIRPNSVHALMGENGAGKSTLMKCLFGIYKKNAGEIYLEDKKIEFKNSKEALEKGVSMVHQELNQVIQRNVMDNIWLGRYPKKGLFIDEEKMYKDTKEIFERLEIKIDPRTKVSNLSVSQMQMLEIAKAVSYDSKVLILDEPTSSLTENEVKHLFHIIKKLQGSGIGIVYISHKMEEITEICDEITILRDGQWVTTEKVKDLTTDQIINLMVGRDLTNRFPDKTNKPSDVIMEVENLTAKRKNSIEDVSFTLHKGEILGIAGLVGSKRTDIVETIFGVMERKSGTIKIHGKTVNIRNPKEATANGLALITEERRSTGIFSMLDIKFNSIISNTRNYKSKIGLLNDKRIQKDTGWVIESMRVKTPSQRTHIGSLSGGNQQKVIIGRWLLTEPEILLMDEPTRGIDVGAKFEIYQLMVNLAKKDKGIIMISSEMPELLGVTDRILVMSNGKVAGIVKTSETTQEEILKLTAKYL comes from the coding sequence ATGGAAAATTCCGATAAAAAACATGAATATGTTTTGCGAATGGAAGGTATCAGTAAAGAATTTCCCGGGGTAAAAGCACTGGATAACGTTAATTTGAGAATAAGACCTAACAGCGTACATGCACTTATGGGGGAAAACGGTGCAGGGAAATCTACTTTGATGAAATGTCTTTTCGGTATATATAAGAAAAATGCAGGAGAAATATATCTGGAAGATAAAAAAATAGAGTTTAAAAATTCCAAAGAAGCCTTGGAAAAAGGAGTTTCCATGGTGCATCAGGAGCTGAATCAGGTTATTCAAAGAAATGTAATGGATAACATATGGCTCGGAAGATACCCGAAAAAGGGCTTGTTCATAGATGAAGAAAAAATGTATAAAGATACGAAAGAAATATTTGAAAGACTGGAAATAAAAATAGATCCGAGAACGAAAGTAAGCAATCTTTCAGTGTCCCAAATGCAAATGCTGGAAATTGCCAAAGCGGTTTCTTATGATTCAAAAGTATTGATATTGGACGAACCTACATCTTCGTTGACTGAAAATGAAGTAAAACATCTGTTTCACATAATAAAAAAATTACAGGGAAGCGGAATCGGGATAGTATATATTTCACACAAAATGGAAGAAATTACTGAAATTTGTGATGAAATAACAATATTAAGAGACGGACAGTGGGTTACAACTGAAAAAGTAAAAGATTTGACTACCGATCAGATTATAAATCTCATGGTCGGAAGGGATTTGACAAACAGATTCCCTGATAAGACAAATAAACCGTCAGATGTCATTATGGAAGTGGAAAATCTGACTGCTAAAAGAAAAAATTCTATCGAAGATGTTTCTTTTACTCTTCATAAAGGAGAAATACTTGGAATTGCAGGACTTGTAGGGTCTAAAAGAACGGATATTGTAGAAACGATATTCGGTGTAATGGAAAGAAAGTCGGGAACAATAAAAATACACGGAAAGACTGTAAATATAAGAAATCCTAAAGAAGCGACAGCAAACGGACTTGCACTCATTACAGAAGAAAGACGTTCTACGGGAATATTTTCAATGTTGGACATAAAATTCAATTCAATTATTTCCAATACGAGAAATTATAAATCTAAAATAGGGCTGTTGAATGATAAAAGAATACAGAAAGACACAGGATGGGTTATAGAAAGTATGAGAGTAAAAACTCCTTCTCAAAGAACTCACATAGGAAGTCTGTCGGGAGGAAATCAGCAGAAAGTCATAATAGGAAGATGGCTTTTGACAGAACCTGAAATACTTCTGATGGATGAGCCTACAAGGGGAATAGATGTAGGAGCAAAATTTGAAATTTATCAGTTAATGGTAAATCTTGCAAAAAAAGATAAAGGAATTATAATGATTTCATCGGAAATGCCTGAGTTACTGGGAGTTACCGACAGAATACTGGTTATGAGTAACGGTAAAGTTGCCGGAATAGTAAAAACATCGGAAACTACTCAGGAAGAAATATTAAAATTAACGGCTAAGTATCTATAG
- a CDS encoding DUF979 domain-containing protein, whose translation MDLKTLFNYLSEIIYILCGLVSISTAIRGLKNEKAKIGTFLFWFLLGLIFILGKYIPYVYTGGMLIVLGLITVTNQLKMGKFADISAEFKIAQSRKFGNLIFIPAALIGISAFLILQFKIGKTAIPAALGIGGGAIIALIVALLIIKPNLSETNEDSAKLLMQTGAAALLPQLLAALGVVFKEAGVGNVIAQSISSVVPSGNIFLGIIIYAIGMAVFTMIMGNAFAAFSVITAGIGIPFILKHGGNPAVIGALGMTAGYCGTLMTPMAANFNIVPASILEIKDKNAMIKTQIPMALALFVVHIILMLLLFGIK comes from the coding sequence ATGGACTTGAAAACACTTTTTAACTATTTATCCGAAATAATTTACATTCTTTGCGGATTGGTCAGTATAAGCACTGCAATCAGAGGGCTTAAAAATGAAAAAGCAAAAATAGGAACTTTTTTATTCTGGTTTCTTTTAGGTCTTATATTCATTTTGGGAAAATATATTCCATATGTATACACAGGCGGAATGTTAATAGTTTTAGGACTTATTACAGTTACAAATCAGCTTAAAATGGGAAAATTTGCAGATATTTCTGCCGAATTCAAAATAGCTCAAAGCAGAAAATTCGGAAATCTGATATTTATTCCTGCTGCATTAATAGGTATTTCAGCTTTTCTGATACTTCAATTTAAAATCGGAAAAACAGCTATTCCTGCTGCATTAGGTATTGGAGGAGGTGCTATTATTGCATTAATTGTGGCACTTTTAATTATAAAACCGAATTTAAGCGAAACAAACGAAGACTCTGCAAAACTTCTGATGCAGACAGGGGCAGCAGCTCTTTTGCCTCAGTTACTTGCAGCTCTCGGAGTGGTATTTAAAGAAGCCGGTGTCGGAAATGTTATTGCTCAAAGTATTTCGTCTGTAGTTCCTTCAGGAAATATATTTTTAGGTATCATTATTTATGCAATAGGAATGGCAGTATTTACTATGATTATGGGAAATGCCTTCGCAGCATTCTCAGTAATAACAGCAGGTATAGGTATTCCGTTCATTTTAAAACACGGAGGAAATCCTGCCGTTATAGGAGCTTTAGGAATGACTGCAGGTTACTGCGGAACACTTATGACACCTATGGCTGCAAACTTTAATATAGTTCCTGCTTCCATACTTGAAATAAAAGATAAAAATGCTATGATTAAAACACAAATTCCTATGGCATTGGCATTATTCGTTGTTCATATAATATTAATGCTGTTGCTGTTCGGTATAAAATAA
- a CDS encoding TIGR03915 family putative DNA repair protein, translating to MPNYYYDGSFDGLLTVIFKAYKNRKEVIRVVAETEQLTFRTEDIHVLTDHYEARRVERTICKRLSENFFKSIRLCFLSFENNKDTVIANTVYKALDSDEKIIHSADEHAFLMNKFVKRVLRERHRYLGVLRFREMKDGTLFSTIEPKNNVLPILLSHFEKRLGKEKFAIFDKKRKMIAYYNSEKFELFFVKTPEIEWSDEEQEYSSLWSTFHKSISIKERKNKKLQQSNLPKYYWKHLVEEMG from the coding sequence ATGCCTAATTATTATTATGACGGAAGTTTTGACGGATTACTCACGGTTATTTTTAAGGCATATAAAAACAGAAAAGAAGTGATAAGAGTAGTCGCCGAAACAGAACAGCTCACTTTCAGAACAGAGGATATACATGTTTTAACTGATCATTATGAAGCTCGACGTGTGGAAAGGACAATATGTAAAAGGCTTTCGGAAAATTTTTTCAAAAGTATACGTCTTTGTTTTTTATCCTTTGAAAACAATAAAGATACTGTAATAGCTAATACCGTTTATAAAGCATTGGATTCTGATGAAAAAATTATACATTCGGCAGATGAACATGCTTTTCTCATGAATAAATTTGTCAAAAGAGTTTTGAGAGAACGGCATAGATATCTCGGAGTTTTAAGATTCAGAGAAATGAAAGACGGAACATTGTTTTCAACAATCGAACCTAAAAATAATGTGTTACCGATCCTGCTTTCTCATTTTGAAAAAAGACTGGGAAAAGAAAAATTTGCTATTTTTGATAAAAAAAGAAAAATGATAGCTTATTATAATTCCGAAAAGTTTGAGCTGTTTTTTGTAAAAACACCTGAAATCGAATGGAGCGATGAAGAACAGGAATATTCTTCTCTCTGGTCGACTTTTCATAAAAGTATCTCTATAAAAGAACGGAAAAATAAAAAACTTCAGCAAAGTAATCTACCTAAATATTATTGGAAACATCTTGTGGAGGAAATGGGGTAA
- a CDS encoding MATE family efflux transporter has protein sequence MSTSGYSAKAFGMKDEKEEVLALIRPMIISVITGLLFFVFQNGILNLALRFYKADEQVLHYMGVYYKILIWGAPFVLLNYTFLGWIMGRKQIRECLIL, from the coding sequence GTGAGTACGTCGGGATATTCGGCAAAGGCATTCGGTATGAAAGACGAAAAAGAAGAAGTTCTTGCACTTATAAGACCTATGATAATATCAGTTATAACAGGATTACTGTTTTTTGTATTTCAGAACGGAATATTGAATTTGGCTTTACGTTTTTACAAAGCTGATGAGCAGGTACTGCATTATATGGGAGTTTATTATAAAATACTCATATGGGGAGCACCTTTTGTCCTTTTAAATTATACTTTTCTCGGTTGGATAATGGGACGTAAGCAAATAAGAGAATGTCTGATTTTGTAA
- a CDS encoding putative DNA modification/repair radical SAM protein — protein MNKPVEDKLRILSAAAKYDVSCSSSGSKRANKNNGLGNAAFSGICHSWSADGRCVSLLKILMTNHCMYDCKYCVNRRSNDIERAILTPEEIVKLTVNFYRRNYIEGLFLSSGIIKSADYTMEQMIIVAKKLRLEENFNGYIHMKVIPGASKELIREMGLYVDRVSVNIELAESKALKLLAPDKKSIDISTSMGLVHKNEVENKEEKKIFKSAPLYIPAGQTTQMIIGASGESDYKILNKSENLYKNFDLKRVYYSAYVPVNKSGILANVDAAPMIREHRLYQADWLLRFYKFKAGEILNEQNPFFDPLLDPKANWALRNWYLFPMEINRASYKELLRIPGIGINSARRIVMSRKYGIIKYEHLQKLGVVIKRAKYFITVNGEFLGLKKENPELIRNILIEREKIGMYQMRLF, from the coding sequence ATGAATAAGCCTGTGGAAGATAAATTGAGAATACTAAGTGCTGCTGCTAAATACGACGTATCGTGTTCGTCGAGCGGAAGTAAAAGAGCAAATAAAAATAACGGATTGGGAAATGCGGCTTTTAGCGGAATATGCCATTCGTGGTCGGCAGACGGGCGATGTGTTTCCCTGCTTAAAATCCTTATGACAAATCATTGTATGTACGATTGTAAATACTGTGTTAATCGTAGAAGTAACGATATTGAAAGAGCGATACTCACTCCTGAAGAGATTGTAAAGCTGACTGTAAATTTTTACAGAAGAAATTATATCGAAGGGCTGTTTTTAAGTTCGGGAATAATAAAAAGTGCCGATTACACAATGGAGCAGATGATTATTGTAGCGAAAAAACTTCGACTCGAAGAAAACTTTAACGGATATATTCATATGAAAGTTATACCCGGTGCAAGTAAGGAACTTATACGGGAAATGGGACTGTACGTAGACAGAGTTTCAGTAAATATAGAACTTGCTGAGAGTAAAGCTCTGAAATTGCTCGCTCCCGACAAAAAATCCATAGATATTTCAACATCTATGGGACTGGTACATAAAAATGAAGTGGAAAATAAAGAAGAAAAGAAAATATTTAAAAGTGCACCTTTATACATTCCGGCAGGACAGACAACTCAAATGATTATAGGAGCAAGCGGAGAAAGCGATTATAAAATACTTAATAAAAGTGAGAATCTTTATAAAAATTTTGACTTGAAAAGAGTATATTATTCGGCTTATGTTCCTGTAAACAAGTCAGGAATCCTTGCTAATGTCGATGCTGCTCCGATGATAAGAGAGCATCGTCTTTATCAGGCAGATTGGTTGCTCAGATTTTATAAATTTAAAGCCGGAGAAATATTGAACGAGCAAAATCCATTTTTTGATCCTCTCCTCGATCCGAAAGCAAATTGGGCTTTGAGAAATTGGTATCTTTTTCCTATGGAAATAAACAGAGCTTCTTATAAAGAGCTTTTGAGGATTCCCGGAATAGGAATAAATTCTGCCCGTCGAATAGTTATGAGCAGAAAATACGGCATAATAAAATATGAACATTTGCAAAAATTGGGGGTAGTAATAAAACGTGCAAAATATTTTATCACTGTAAATGGCGAGTTTTTAGGGCTTAAAAAAGAAAATCCGGAACTGATAAGGAATATTTTAATTGAAAGAGAAAAAATCGGCATGTATCAAATGAGACTTTTTTAA
- the mglC gene encoding galactose/methyl galactoside ABC transporter permease MglC produces the protein MAERMDKGVKSFDLKELILNGGIYFVLILLLILIVIKDPTFLRLINIQNILTQSSVRIIIALGVAGIIVTQGTDLSVGRQVGMAALLSATLLQAVTNPNKVFKTLGVLPIPVVILIIVVLGAIFGLVNGLIVAKLDVVPFVTTMGTMVIVYGINSLYFDYVGASPVAGFDKRYSEVAQGALFQFGQLRLSYLIIYAVIAIVFMWILWNKTVFGKNLFAVGGNPEAARVSGVNVAKTLILVYVLSGIMYALGGFLEAARIGSATNNLGFMYEMDAIAACVVGGVSFNGGVGKISGVVAGVIIFTLINYGLTYISVSPYWQYIIKGIIIITAVAIDVLKYRKNK, from the coding sequence ATGGCGGAAAGAATGGATAAAGGCGTAAAGTCTTTTGATTTAAAAGAACTGATATTAAACGGAGGAATATATTTTGTGTTGATTTTATTACTGATATTGATAGTAATAAAAGATCCTACGTTTCTCAGATTAATAAATATACAGAATATTCTTACTCAATCATCAGTCAGAATAATAATAGCATTGGGAGTTGCAGGAATTATAGTTACTCAGGGAACAGATCTGTCAGTAGGTAGACAGGTCGGTATGGCGGCTTTACTTTCGGCAACATTATTACAGGCAGTAACTAATCCGAATAAAGTATTTAAAACACTTGGAGTTTTACCTATACCTGTAGTTATTCTTATAATAGTTGTTTTAGGAGCGATTTTCGGACTTGTAAACGGACTGATTGTAGCGAAACTGGATGTAGTGCCTTTCGTTACAACTATGGGAACAATGGTTATCGTTTACGGTATAAACTCATTGTATTTTGATTATGTGGGAGCATCTCCCGTAGCAGGATTTGACAAGAGATACTCTGAAGTAGCACAGGGAGCATTATTTCAATTCGGTCAGTTAAGACTGTCATATCTGATTATATATGCAGTAATAGCGATAGTATTTATGTGGATATTGTGGAATAAAACAGTATTCGGGAAAAATCTGTTTGCAGTGGGAGGAAATCCCGAAGCTGCAAGAGTATCGGGAGTAAATGTGGCGAAAACACTTATACTTGTATATGTTCTTTCGGGAATTATGTATGCACTTGGAGGATTTCTGGAAGCTGCACGTATAGGGTCGGCTACAAATAACTTGGGATTCATGTACGAAATGGATGCCATTGCAGCCTGCGTCGTTGGAGGAGTGTCCTTTAACGGAGGAGTAGGAAAAATCTCGGGAGTAGTTGCGGGAGTTATAATATTTACACTTATTAACTACGGATTGACATATATAAGTGTCAGCCCTTACTGGCAATACATCATAAAAGGTATAATAATAATAACTGCAGTTGCAATAGACGTATTAAAATACAGAAAAAATAAATAA
- a CDS encoding MATE family efflux transporter, producing the protein MSDFVNIVLDLFFVKSLNMNVAGVAYATLISQIMTTLLSIYIILKGKKGEDLKIIEAVKKIDFKKIFDKEAAKKIVGVNFDLVIRTVCLLAVTNLFMEEASGEGEIVLAANSILFQIQYLMAYFFDGFANASSVFDGLLFHYPFMGESWALVFFYTVFGSKIGATFYM; encoded by the coding sequence ATGTCTGATTTTGTAAACATTGTTCTGGATTTATTTTTTGTAAAAAGTCTTAATATGAATGTCGCCGGTGTTGCCTATGCTACTCTTATTTCTCAAATTATGACAACTTTATTGTCAATATACATAATATTGAAAGGAAAAAAAGGCGAGGATTTAAAAATAATTGAAGCCGTAAAAAAAATAGATTTTAAAAAGATATTTGATAAAGAAGCTGCAAAAAAGATTGTAGGAGTAAACTTTGATCTGGTCATAAGAACAGTGTGTCTTCTTGCAGTTACCAACCTGTTTATGGAAGAAGCCTCAGGAGAAGGAGAAATAGTCTTGGCGGCAAATTCCATACTATTTCAGATCCAGTATTTAATGGCGTATTTCTTTGACGGATTTGCCAATGCTTCGAGTGTTTTTGACGGTTTACTTTTTCATTATCCCTTTATGGGGGAATCATGGGCTTTGGTTTTCTTTTATACTGTTTTCGGGAGCAAGATCGGTGCTACTTTTTATATGTAA